In the Telopea speciosissima isolate NSW1024214 ecotype Mountain lineage chromosome 2, Tspe_v1, whole genome shotgun sequence genome, one interval contains:
- the LOC122650088 gene encoding MLO-like protein 12 isoform X2, with the protein MVASLEETPTWAVATVCAILVTISLLLEHGLNLLTKFFQRNRRRSLNQALYKIKSELMLLGFISLLLTISQRPVSKICIPKSVGKTFLPCQNSTIPSDVVEESICQKKGKVSLLSREGVQELQILIFVLALFHVLSCVLTFGLGMAKMRRWEYWEAETRRLEYQFNNDPRRFRLTHQTSFGRRHLKCWNYHRLLRWPACFLRQFNGSVSKADYLTLRHGFIMAHFSEGSNFDFQKFLKRALDDDFHVVVGMSLRVWIFSVFFIFFHAHGFYNYFWLPFIPLVMLLLVGTKLQVIITKMCLASGEVAPVVKGTFLVKPSDDFFWFSQPRFLLHLIHFILFQNSFQLAFFTWTWMGSSMNKAVFTERVLGGLKNWHDGAKRNIATSKTNLTAPSPDISISYTVDTSVSGGQEFESKEAEKIEPEMNDQGSYNGEISFRNLDELIAELPEDSLPIQNQNSP; encoded by the exons atggttgCGTCACTGGAGGAAACACCAACATGGGCAGTGGCTACTGTTTGTGCAATTTTGGTCACCATTTCCCTACTCCTTGAACATGGTCTCAATCTTTTAACTAAG TTCTTTCAAAGAAACAGGAGGAGATCTCTGAATCAAGCTCTTTACAAGATAAAATCAG AGTTAATGCTTTTGGGGTTCATCTCTTTGTTACTAACGATCAGCCAAAGACCTGTCTCCAAGATTTGCATCCCTAAGAGTGTCGGTAAGACATTCCTTCCTTGTCAGAATTCTACAATTCCAAGTGATGTGGTGGAAGAATCCATTTGCCAAAAGAAG GGAAAGGTTTCTCTTTTGTCCAGAGAAGGTGTCCAGGAGCTCCAAATCTTAATATTTGTGTTGGCTTTGTTTCATGTTTTATCCTGTGTTCTAACCTTCGGTCTTGGGATGGCCAAG ATGAGACGATGGGAGTATTGGGAAGCAGAAACAAGGAGATTGGAATACCAGTTTAACAATG ATCCAAGGAGGTTCAGGCTCACCCATCAAACATCATTTGGAAGACGACATCTGAAGTGCTGGAACTACCATCGTCTACTTCGCTGGCCT GCTTGTTTTCTTCGACAGTTTAATGGCTCGGTCTCAAAAGCTGACTATTTAACCCTTCGTCATGGATTCATTATG GCACACTTTTCAGAAGGAAGTAATTTTGATTTCCAAAAGTTCCTTAAAAGAGCTTTGGATGATGACTTTCATGTGGTGGTCGGTATGAG CCTCAGGGTTTGGATTTTCTCTGTATTTTTCATATTCTTCCATGCACATG GATTCTACAATTACTTCTGGCTTCCCTTCATTCCTTTGGTG ATGCTTCTTTTAGTAGGGACAAAGCTTCAAGTTATCATAACTAAGATGTGTTTAGCAAGTGGTGAAGTTGCTCCTGTTGTTAAGGGAACTTTCCTTGTGAAACCCAGTGATGACTTCTTCTGGTTTAGCCAACCTCGATTTCTTCTCCACCTTATTCATTTCATcctatttcag AACTCCTTTCAACTGGCATTCTTCACGTGGACATGG ATGGGCTCATCTATGAATAAGGCTGTATTCACCGAGCGAGTCCTTGGGGGACTAAAGAACTGGCATGACGGTGCCAAGAGGAATATAGCTACCAGCAAAACCAATTTAACTGCTCCTTCCCCAGATATCTCCATTTCCTACACTGTTGACACTTCTGTCTCTGGAGGGCAAGAGTTTGAAAGCAAGGAAGCAGAGAAGATTGAGCCAGAAATGAATGATCAAGGAAGCTATAATGGAGAGATTTCTTTTCGGAATCTAGATGAGCTGATTGCAGAGTTACCTGAAGATAGTTTGCCAATTCAAAATCAGAATTCCCCTTAA
- the LOC122651046 gene encoding uncharacterized protein LOC122651046: MAEGTRLRHLDESVKALQDRATAHDDALQELRTSMIGHQTSIADISTQLIVLTGQLEQVFRLAPASPDLRPGILPIPGAPIHTDPAPAPPIQGRTVHLEFPRFVGTDPTGWIFKAERFFDYHRTPDDQRLLISSFHMDDEALQWFQWMYRSAQFTTWAQFTRALEVRFGPTEFDDPQASLAKLSQITTVSEYQSRFETLANRTTAIPPSFLVSCFISGLRPDIRNEVMAFRPATMSHTVSLARLQEAKLLELRRPLFRSSTARGSSSLPVPAIPLSTAPAPPMALPPAPSRFPIKRLSSAEMQQRRDKGLCYNCDERFTIGHRCKNRMLFLLEPDDGPPSVVPTEDFVSIEIHDTASPDVEPSPELSYHSLIGSNNPSTLRFTGYLAGSPIQILVDGGSTHNFIQSRVARHLNLPIEAAPRINVMVGSGNRLQCEGMIKHLQVSVPPRSFVIDTYVLPLFGADLVLGVQWLATLGPVVFDYSVPALEFHVGSERIRLTGDSTLVPPPLQYHSMRRLLDTDSLAEIFCLESQPLSLPQPFVIMSHSILYCNTMPLSSPFPTLCPLHVHKTMPSTFYLTSNQ, from the coding sequence ATGGCTGAAGGCACGCGTCTCCGTCACCTAGATGAATCTGTCAAGGCCTTACAGGACCGCGCCACCGCTCACGATGATGCTCTTCAGGAGTTGCGTACTTCCATGATTGGTCACCAAACTTCGATAGCTGATATCTCCACCCAACTAATTGTTCTCACCGGTCAGTTGGAGCAGGTCTTTCGTCTGGCTCCGGCGTCACCCGATCTACGCCCTGGTATTCTCCCCATTCCCGGTGCTCCAATCCACACCGATCCTGCTCCTGCTCCCCCGATCCAGGGCCGCACTGTTCATTTGGAATTCCCACGCTTTGTCGGCACCGATCCAACGGGGTGGATATTCAAGGCGGAGCGATTTTTCGATTATCACCGGACTCCCGATGACCAGCGATTACTGATCTCCTCCTTCCACATGGACGATGAGGCTTTACAATGGTTTCAATGGATGTATCGATCGGCTCAGTTCACCACTTGGGCGCAATTCACCAGGGCTTTGGAGGTTCGTTTTGGTCCCACTGAGTTTGATGACCCGCAGGCTTCTTTGGCTAAACTCTCTCAGATTACCACCGTGTCGGAGTACCAGTCTCGCTTCGAGACTTTGGCCAACCGCACGACAGCCATTCCACCTTCCTTTTTGGTGAGTTGCTTTATCTCCGGCTTACGGCCGGACATTCGCAACGAAGTTATGGCATTTCGCCCTGCCACTATGTCTCACACGGTGAGTCTCGCGCGCCTGCAAGAGGCCAAGTTGCTGGAGCTTCGCCGCCCCCTGTTCCGTTCGTCGACTGCTCGTGGTTCCTCTTCGCTACCAGTACCTGCTATTCCCCTATCCACGGCTCCTGCCCCCCCCATGGCACTGCCACCGGCACCTTCGCGCTTCCCTATTAAGCGTTTATCTTCGGCCGAGATGCAGCAGCGTCGTGATAAAGGGCTCTGCTACAACTGCGACGAGCGATTCACGATCGGCCATCGTTGCAAGAATCGTATGCTGTTTCTCCTTGAACCAGATGACGGGCCTCCCTCCGTTGTTCCCACTGAGGACTTTGTGTCCATCGAGATCCATGACACCGCCAGCCCGGACGTGGAGCCTTCCCCGGAGCTTTCGTATCACTCCTTGATTGGCAGCAACAACCCTTCTACTCTCCGGTTTACTGGCTATTTGGCTGGCTCCCCAATCCAGATTCTGGTCGACGGTGGCAGTACGCACAATTTTATACAAAGTCGCGTAGCGCGCCACCTGAATTTGCCGATTGAAGCCGCCCCTCGTATCAACGTCATGGTTGGTAGCGGTAATCGCCTACAGTGCGAAGGCATGATCAAACACTTACAGGTATCCGTTCCCCCTCGCTCCTTCGTTATTGACACTTATGTACTGCCGCTATTTGGAGCAGATTTAGTACTCGGAGTACAGTGGCTAGCCACCTTGGGTCCTGTAGTTTTTGACTATAGTGTGCCTGCACTTGAATTTCACGTTGGATCTGAGCGAATTCGTCTGACTGGAGATTCCACTTTAGTTCCTCCTCCACTGCAATATCATAGTATGCGCAGATTACTTGATACTGATTCATTGGCTGAGATTTTTTGTTTGGAATCCCA
- the LOC122649512 gene encoding anther-specific proline-rich protein APG: MARTNKYATINFNDIYEKNNINTANKKPSSAPSATLNPKNTHLSATRTHGGMLVLTRPSPKPQPQPQPQPQPQAPTPTQPKSGNPIQTPPESDPISLRPLGRTGTGTSPSPSPSLVSSVKEPATALHPAKPEPFVPPHLRPGFVGREERVAQEGQRQQGFRQREFHAHQHGSPCRYTEDGRPKSGENERMRRGGGGDSDLPGEMNRPCSGGWNGPYGNRSPASANHNFHHQQF, from the coding sequence ATGGCAAGGACAAACAAATACGCTACCATCAACTTCAACGACATCTACGAGAAGAATAACATCAATACTGCCAACAAGAAACCCTCCTCTGCCCCCTCTGCAACTCTCAATCCCAAGAATACTCACCTCTCTGCTACTCGAACCCATGGCGGAATGCTCGTCCTGACCCGCCCTTCGCccaaaccccaaccccaaccccaaccccaaccgcAACCCCAGGCTCCAACTCCGACGCAACCTAAGTCGGGGAATCCCATCCAGACCCCTCCTGAATCTGACCCCATCTCCCTCCGCCCTTTAGGTCGGACCGGAACCGGAACTTCCCCCTCTCCTTCCCCATCTCTGGTGTCATCAGTAAAGGAACCTGCAACTGCGCTGCACCCTGCGAAGCCAGAGCCCTTCGTTCCTCCTCATCTGCGCCCAGGATTCGTAGGACGTGAAGAGAGAGTCGCGCAGGAAGGGCAGAGACAGCAGGGGTTCCGGCAGCGCGAGTTCCATGCCCACCAACACGGCTCGCCCTGTCGGTACACTGAAGACGGACGACCCAAATCGGGAGAGAACGAGAGGATGCGAAGAGGTGGCGGTGGCGATTCGGATCTGCCAGGGGAGATGAATCGTCCGTGTTCGGGTGGATGGAATGGTCCTTACGGTAACAGATCTCCTGCTAGTGCTAACCATAACTTTCATCATCAACAATTCTAA
- the LOC122650088 gene encoding MLO-like protein 12 isoform X1 has translation MVASLEETPTWAVATVCAILVTISLLLEHGLNLLTKFFQRNRRRSLNQALYKIKSELMLLGFISLLLTISQRPVSKICIPKSVGKTFLPCQNSTIPSDVVEESICQKKGKVSLLSREGVQELQILIFVLALFHVLSCVLTFGLGMAKMRRWEYWEAETRRLEYQFNNDPRRFRLTHQTSFGRRHLKCWNYHRLLRWPACFLRQFNGSVSKADYLTLRHGFIMAHFSEGSNFDFQKFLKRALDDDFHVVVGMSLRVWIFSVFFIFFHAHGFYNYFWLPFIPLVMLLLVGTKLQVIITKMCLASGEVAPVVKGTFLVKPSDDFFWFSQPRFLLHLIHFILFQNSFQLAFFTWTWFKFGFRSCFHRTTEDIVIRIVMGIVVQVLSGYVTLPLYALVTQMGSSMNKAVFTERVLGGLKNWHDGAKRNIATSKTNLTAPSPDISISYTVDTSVSGGQEFESKEAEKIEPEMNDQGSYNGEISFRNLDELIAELPEDSLPIQNQNSP, from the exons atggttgCGTCACTGGAGGAAACACCAACATGGGCAGTGGCTACTGTTTGTGCAATTTTGGTCACCATTTCCCTACTCCTTGAACATGGTCTCAATCTTTTAACTAAG TTCTTTCAAAGAAACAGGAGGAGATCTCTGAATCAAGCTCTTTACAAGATAAAATCAG AGTTAATGCTTTTGGGGTTCATCTCTTTGTTACTAACGATCAGCCAAAGACCTGTCTCCAAGATTTGCATCCCTAAGAGTGTCGGTAAGACATTCCTTCCTTGTCAGAATTCTACAATTCCAAGTGATGTGGTGGAAGAATCCATTTGCCAAAAGAAG GGAAAGGTTTCTCTTTTGTCCAGAGAAGGTGTCCAGGAGCTCCAAATCTTAATATTTGTGTTGGCTTTGTTTCATGTTTTATCCTGTGTTCTAACCTTCGGTCTTGGGATGGCCAAG ATGAGACGATGGGAGTATTGGGAAGCAGAAACAAGGAGATTGGAATACCAGTTTAACAATG ATCCAAGGAGGTTCAGGCTCACCCATCAAACATCATTTGGAAGACGACATCTGAAGTGCTGGAACTACCATCGTCTACTTCGCTGGCCT GCTTGTTTTCTTCGACAGTTTAATGGCTCGGTCTCAAAAGCTGACTATTTAACCCTTCGTCATGGATTCATTATG GCACACTTTTCAGAAGGAAGTAATTTTGATTTCCAAAAGTTCCTTAAAAGAGCTTTGGATGATGACTTTCATGTGGTGGTCGGTATGAG CCTCAGGGTTTGGATTTTCTCTGTATTTTTCATATTCTTCCATGCACATG GATTCTACAATTACTTCTGGCTTCCCTTCATTCCTTTGGTG ATGCTTCTTTTAGTAGGGACAAAGCTTCAAGTTATCATAACTAAGATGTGTTTAGCAAGTGGTGAAGTTGCTCCTGTTGTTAAGGGAACTTTCCTTGTGAAACCCAGTGATGACTTCTTCTGGTTTAGCCAACCTCGATTTCTTCTCCACCTTATTCATTTCATcctatttcag AACTCCTTTCAACTGGCATTCTTCACGTGGACATGG TTCAAGTTTGGGTTTAGGTCTTGCTTTCATAGAACAACAGAGGACATTGTTATAAGGATCGTCATGGGCATCGTGGTTCAAGTTCTCTCTGGTTATGTAACACTACCTTTGTATGCCTTGGTCACACAG ATGGGCTCATCTATGAATAAGGCTGTATTCACCGAGCGAGTCCTTGGGGGACTAAAGAACTGGCATGACGGTGCCAAGAGGAATATAGCTACCAGCAAAACCAATTTAACTGCTCCTTCCCCAGATATCTCCATTTCCTACACTGTTGACACTTCTGTCTCTGGAGGGCAAGAGTTTGAAAGCAAGGAAGCAGAGAAGATTGAGCCAGAAATGAATGATCAAGGAAGCTATAATGGAGAGATTTCTTTTCGGAATCTAGATGAGCTGATTGCAGAGTTACCTGAAGATAGTTTGCCAATTCAAAATCAGAATTCCCCTTAA